CCACATTCGCCCCCTGCCCATGGAGCGCCCTGGCAATCGCCAGCCCAATTCCCCGGCAGCTGCCGGTCACCACAATGGTTTTTCCTGTTAAATCGAACATCACGTCCCTTCTCTAGCTCGTAGCACTTTCATAGTGACGAATTGCCCGGCGCCAACACAGCCGTGTCAGCGCCAGCAGCAGCACGGGGGCGGCGATCCCCCAGGCCAGCTCCCCACCGGACAACCGATCCAACACAAACAGCGGCGACCAGTTGGTCACCAGGAAAATCGGGATCACCGCCGTGCCGGCCAGCTGCACCGGCCTGAGGTGGATCCGATGCGGCAGATTATTGAAATCCCACATCGCCCAGTAAAACGCCTGCAAGGCGGAGATATTTTTAAACTTGAACGCCAGCATCAGCGGCAGGACGAAAATGGCGTACATAGTCACCACGCCCAGCAGCAAATAGCCGATGAACCCGAACAGATTGACAGCCGACAACGCAATGGCTGACGCTTGCCAGCCGTACACAATGAGCCCCAGCCCGGCAATCACATTCGGCAGGGTGATCCAGGTATCGACATGCCGGAGAGTGGCCATAAACTGGGAGGACACCGGCTTGGTCAGCAACACATCGAAATCACCGTTCCTGATTTGCTGATCAAAACCAATGATGTTGAATTGCAACATACTGACGAAAAAAACCGTCATCAGCATATAGGTGCCGATAAACAGATAAATACTGCTGGGCGGCAATCCCGCAATATGCACCCCGGTATCATGGACGATATAGGCATAGAGCAACTTCACCCCCAAATATCCCAACTCGACCATCACATTCAGGGCAATGTTGACGCGATACTCCAACTGGCGCATCGCATTGACCTTAAGTAAAAAAAGATAGATGTTCAGGTGCTTGATCAGTTCACGTCCCATCCTCATCCCCCGAGTGCAATAAAGTGTTTGCAACCCCGGTTCCAAACCAGGCGTGACAAGCTAAACAGCCAGATAATCCAGGCGCTCTGGATCGCCAGTCCGATCATCAACTCGCTGCCGGTGACCCGCCCCAACACCACTTCAATCGGAAAAAAAACCACATACTGGAACGGCAGATAGCGAAGCACGGCCATGCCCGTCTCACCAAACACCGTGAGCGGAAACACACCGCCGGACAGCACCAGGCCGACGATCCGAATCGACTCGAATACGCCCCACACTTCCTGCATCCAGAAAGCCACCAGCCCAATAAGGTAGAAGAGGAAAAACTGAATGAAGAACGCACCGCACAAGACACACAGCATCCGGACATAGTCAGACAAACTCACCGCCATCTGGAGCCAGTGATTGAGCAGCACCGCGCATCCCCCGATCAGCAACAGGGTCGCCGCAAAATAGCCCAGGTTCTGCCCCACAAATGCCGCTAACCGGTAGGCCGAATACGACAAGGGCTGGGTCAGAAAGCGATTGAGCCCCCCTTCCTTGATATCCGTCGCCACCTCATACTCAAACCCGGTTCGCAGCGCCTGACTGACCAGCGCCGCAAACAAGGCATAGGCCATCATTTCCTCATAACGATAGCCGTACACTTGCTCGGCCTGGGTGTAAGTGAAAATGGCATGCCAGAACATCACTTGCAGCAGCAACGGAAACCCCGCCGCGAACACGCTGATCAGATAGTTCAGCCGGTAAGCCAGCGACATTTGCAATCCCATCTGGCTGACAAACAGATACTTCCTCATGCCGGAACCTTTTGCGCCAGATACAGGCTTTCCAGACAATGCTCCAGCGGCGGCTCTTTGATCTTGATATCCGCCACATCCGCCTGCGCCAAAACCCGGGCCAGGATGGTTTGAGACTGCGCTTTGCTGATCTCAACCACAATCTCATTCCGATCCGATTCAATGATCCGGCCATACTGGGCAAACGCCTGTTTTTCGATGGGCGTATGGCTGTAAACATGCAGGTGACGCTTGGCACCGACCACATCCCCGAGTGCCTCGAGACTACCGTCATAAACCAGTTGCCCGCCGCTGATCACAATCCCGCGCTGACACAAGGTGGCAATGTCGACCATGTTATGGCTGGTCAGCAACATGGTGGTTCGCTTCTCTTCGGCCAGGGTTTTCAAAAACGCCAGGATTGCGCGCTGTGATAAGAAATCCAGCCCCAGCGTCGGCTCATCGAGAAAAATCACCTCCGGCTGATGCAGCAGCGCAGCGATCAGCTCGAGCTTCATCCGTTCTCCCAGCGAGAGGCGTCGCACCTGGATTTCCAGCAAATGCCGGACGTTGAGAATGTCACTCAGTTCCCCCAACGTTTGCTGAAACGCGCGATCCTCAATTTCATAGATACGTTTATTGAGCTCAAAGCTGTCGATCGCCGGGAGATCCGGCCACAATTGCTGCTTCTGGCCCATGATGATCGAGAACTTGCGCTTGAACGCTTTTTCACGCGCCCAAGGCACGTACCCCATCACCCTGGCGTGCCCGGTGCTGGGATGCAGAATGCCGGACAGCATTTTCATGGTGGTGGTTTTTCCGGCCCCGTTCGGCCCGATAAACGCGACAATTTCGCCTTG
Above is a window of Photobacterium sp. TY1-4 DNA encoding:
- a CDS encoding ATP-binding cassette domain-containing protein yields the protein MAYISAHQLGKEFFYYRKQSGLMASLKNLWGREQLSKQVVRDLSFEIEQGEIVAFIGPNGAGKTTTMKMLSGILHPSTGHARVMGYVPWAREKAFKRKFSIIMGQKQQLWPDLPAIDSFELNKRIYEIEDRAFQQTLGELSDILNVRHLLEIQVRRLSLGERMKLELIAALLHQPEVIFLDEPTLGLDFLSQRAILAFLKTLAEEKRTTMLLTSHNMVDIATLCQRGIVISGGQLVYDGSLEALGDVVGAKRHLHVYSHTPIEKQAFAQYGRIIESDRNEIVVEISKAQSQTILARVLAQADVADIKIKEPPLEHCLESLYLAQKVPA
- a CDS encoding ABC transporter permease translates to MRKYLFVSQMGLQMSLAYRLNYLISVFAAGFPLLLQVMFWHAIFTYTQAEQVYGYRYEEMMAYALFAALVSQALRTGFEYEVATDIKEGGLNRFLTQPLSYSAYRLAAFVGQNLGYFAATLLLIGGCAVLLNHWLQMAVSLSDYVRMLCVLCGAFFIQFFLFYLIGLVAFWMQEVWGVFESIRIVGLVLSGGVFPLTVFGETGMAVLRYLPFQYVVFFPIEVVLGRVTGSELMIGLAIQSAWIIWLFSLSRLVWNRGCKHFIALGG
- a CDS encoding ABC transporter permease, encoding MGRELIKHLNIYLFLLKVNAMRQLEYRVNIALNVMVELGYLGVKLLYAYIVHDTGVHIAGLPPSSIYLFIGTYMLMTVFFVSMLQFNIIGFDQQIRNGDFDVLLTKPVSSQFMATLRHVDTWITLPNVIAGLGLIVYGWQASAIALSAVNLFGFIGYLLLGVVTMYAIFVLPLMLAFKFKNISALQAFYWAMWDFNNLPHRIHLRPVQLAGTAVIPIFLVTNWSPLFVLDRLSGGELAWGIAAPVLLLALTRLCWRRAIRHYESATS